The following DNA comes from Candidatus Hydrogenedentota bacterium.
GCCATGGCCGCATGGCTCGCGCGCGGCGAGAACGTGCCCGAGGCGGTCCGCCGCGCCAAAGAGTACGTTTCCGGCGCCATCCGCAACCATGTTCCCATAGGCCGCGGCCGCGGCCCGCTCAACCACCTGTGGATGACGCCGGCGGAACAGCCCTTCCGGAACCCCCGGCCCTGAACCCTGAACCTTGGTCAACCCAGCGCCTGCGCCGCCTGCACCGTATTCTTCATCAGCATCGTGACCGTCATCGGCCCGACGCCGCCGGGCACCGGCGTGATTGCCCCGGCCTTCGCGCTGACCCCCGCGAAATCCACGTCGCCCACGAGACGCGACCCGGACTTCTTCGTCGCATCGGGGACGCGGTTGACGCCCACGTCGATCACGACCGCGCCGTCCTTCACCATGTCCGCCTTGATGAACTCGGGCACGCCCATCGCCGCGACAAGGATATCCGCCTGACGTGTCAGGGACGCGATATCCGGCGTGCGCGAATGGCACACCGTCACCGTCGCGTTGCCGCCCGGCGCTTTCTGCATCAGCAGCGCCGCCAGCGGCTTGCCCACGATATTCGAGCGGCCCACGATGACCGCATGCTTGCCCGCCGGGTCGTAGCCGCTGCGCAGCAGCAATTGCTGGCAGCCCGCGGGCGTGCACGAAACGAAACCCGGCTCGCCGCTCAACAGCTTGCCCAGGCTTACCGGGTGAAACCCGTCCACGTCCTTGCGCGGGTCGATAGCCAGCAGCACCTTGCCCGAATCGATCTGTTTCGGCAGCGGCATCTGCACGAGAATCCCGTGCAC
Coding sequences within:
- the folD gene encoding bifunctional methylenetetrahydrofolate dehydrogenase/methenyltetrahydrofolate cyclohydrolase FolD, with the translated sequence MAQIIDGKQVAETIRAELKREIAVLQRRGVVPGLAVVLVGNDPASEVYVRGKRKTCAELGINSFDYDLPADCTERRLLDLIMELNEDGRVHGILVQMPLPKQIDSGKVLLAIDPRKDVDGFHPVSLGKLLSGEPGFVSCTPAGCQQLLLRSGYDPAGKHAVIVGRSNIVGKPLAALLMQKAPGGNATVTVCHSRTPDIASLTRQADILVAAMGVPEFIKADMVKDGAVVIDVGVNRVPDATKKSGSRLVGDVDFAGVSAKAGAITPVPGGVGPMTVTMLMKNTVQAAQALG